In Miscanthus floridulus cultivar M001 chromosome 5, ASM1932011v1, whole genome shotgun sequence, one genomic interval encodes:
- the LOC136454057 gene encoding MACPF domain-containing protein At4g24290-like: MAARRATPQEAAIRSVGLGFDVVRDVRLKYCKQRGAPDPWLIELDHGEVQDIVLPGGVTVAGVTKSVKCDKGERMRFRSDVLSFQQMSEQFNQELSLSGKIPSGFFNTMFEFSGSWQKDAANTKTLAFDGWYVTLYSVALSKGQIVLRDHVKQAVPSTWEPAALARFIKKFGTHIVVGLKMGGKDVIYLKQQHSSTLQAADVQKRLKEMSDRRFFDANGQSDMGFKDTYGNNKSDIREQQLRFVQSSPLNSYSSTEDLVMMPKRRGGRDKEFISHSEWLNTVQTEPDVISMSFIPITSLLNGVPGSGFLNHAINLYLRYKPPVEELHQFLEFQLPRQWAPVYSDLALGPQRKRQSSTSLPVNIIGPKLYICTNMVDVGKRPVTGLRLFLEGRKSNKLAIHLQHLCSLPQIIQLEDDPYNHQIPEYDRKYYEPIGPWKRFCHVCTAPVESDDLSIVTGAQLDVVNHGLKKILFLRLHFSKACNAVVRNSEWENSPNLAQKSGLISTLISTHFSSVAQKPPPRPADVNINSAVYPGGPPVPVQTPKLLKFVDPTEMMRGPQDSPGYWVVSGAKLNLERGKISLRVKYSLLTAMMPDDESLDDEEF; the protein is encoded by the exons ATGGCAGCGCGCAGAGCCACGCCGCAGGAGGCCGCCATACGCTCCGTCGGCCTCGGCTTCGACGTCGTCCGCGACGTCCGCCTCAAGTACTGCAAGCAGCGCGGCGCGCCCGATCCCTGGCTCATCGAGCTCGACCATGGGGAGGTCCAGGATATCGTGCTGCCCGGCGGCGTCACCGTTGCTGGCGTCACAAAATCGGTTAAGTGCGACAAAGGGGAGCGGATGAGGTTCCGCTCCGATGTCCTGTCGTTCCAGCAG ATGTCTGAGCAATTCAACCAGGAGCTATCTTTGTCTGGGAAAATTCCATCTGGCTTCTTCAATACTATGTTTGAGTTTTCTGGCAGCTGGCAGAAAGATGCTGCTAATACCAAAACACTTGCTTTTGATGGTTGGTATGTCACACTATACAGTGTCGCACTCTCAAAAGGGCAAATTGTACTCCGGGATCATGTTAAACAGGCTGTTCCATCAACCTGGGAACCTGCTGCCTTGGCAAG GTTCATTAAAAAATTTGGCACTCATATAGTTGTTGGTCTAAAGATGGGCGGGAAAGATGTAATTTATTTGAAGCAACAGCATTCATCGACCTTGCAAGCTGCTGATGTTCAAAAACGATTGAAGGAGATGTCAGACAGGAGATTTTTTGATGCAAATGGGCAATCTGACATGGGTTTCAAGGACACATATGGGAACAATAAG AGTGATATCAGAGAGCAACAGCTGAGATTTGTACAGTCCAGTCCATTGAATTCTTACTCGTCAACTGAG GATTTGGTGATGATGCCTAAGCGAAGAGGTGGGAGGGATAAAGAATTTATATCTCATAGCGAGTGGCTTAATACTGTTCAAACAGAGCCTGATGTTATCTCAATGTCCTTTATACCAATCACTTCACTATTGAATGGAGTTCCTGGAAGTGGATTTTTGAACCATGCAATTAATCTGTATCTCCGAT ATAAACCCCCAGTCGAGGAATTACATCAGTTTCTGGAGTTCCAGCTACCAAGGCAGTGGGCACCTGTTTACAGTGATCTCGCTCTGGGCCCTCAGAGGAAAAGACAAAGCAGTACATCGTTGCCAGTAAATATAATCGGTCCAAAGCTTTATATTTGCACTAACATG GTTGATGTGGGTAAAAGACCAGTTACAGGACTCCGGTTGTTCCTTGAAGGAAGGAAGAGCAACAAATTAGCTATACATCTCCAACATCTATGCTCTCTTCCTCAAATTATTCAGCTTGAAGATGACCCTTACAATCACCAAATTCCAGAATATGACCGCAAATACTACGAACCAATTGGACCGTGGAAGCGTTTCTGTCATGTCTGCACAGCACCAGTCGAGTCAGATGATTTGTCCATTGTCACAGGGGCACAATTAGATGTGGTTAACCATGGCCTCAAGAAAATTCTGTTCCTTCGCCTGCATTTCTCCAAAGCCTGCAATGCCGTTGTAAGGAACTCGGAATGGGAGAATTCTCCCAACCTAGCTCAGAAATCAGGCCTTATCTCAACACTCATCAGCACACATTTCTCCTCAGTAGCTCAGAAGCCCCCACCGCGGCCAGCCGATGTGAACATAAACTCGGCAGTGTACCCTGGTGGCCCACCTGTTCCAGTGCAGACCCCAAAGCTGCTCAAGTTTGTTGATCCAACAGAGATGATGCGCGGGCCGCAGGACTCACCGGGCTATTGGGTGGTTTCAGGCGCAAAGCTGAACCTTGAGAGGGGTAAGATATCATTGCGGGTGAAATACTCACTGTTGACAGCTATGATGCCAGATGATGAGTcacttgatgatgaagaatttTAG